In a genomic window of Trichoderma atroviride chromosome 4, complete sequence:
- a CDS encoding uncharacterized protein (MEROPS:MER0001009), which translates to MGWLQPLRAVNGPPPSLMRLAWRRTPPWELQSQSQSQRRACVACRAFATCTPTTTASSSTSISPPPLLLSSSYSPSSTTGPRLLLSSPASSSLLHTSSSSPSPRIARLTSSPPLCLPRRLAASARFCSAMCRSRAGLEGSSVAVQSRELLPANVVPRHYHLTVDTDFDKLTYKGTVVIDLDVAETSNSVSLHTLELEIHSAKLSSGGQAVNATPAITYDEATQVTKFDFGGSHTLAKDSKVQLEIDFTGQLNDKMAGFYRSTYKRQDGTEGILASTQMEPTDARRAFPCFDEPALKAKFTVTLVADKNLTCLSNMDVSSETEVQSKVTGGTRKAVHFNTSPLMSTYLVAFVVGELNYIESKDFRVPVRVYAPPGQDIEHGRFSVDLAAKTLAFYEKAFGVDFPLPKMDQVAIPDFAQGAMENWGLVTYRVVDLMLDEKASGAATKQRVAEVVQHELAHQWFGNLVTMDWWEGLWLNEGFATWASWYSCNIFYPEWRVWQTYVTDDLQSALSLDSLRSSHPIEVPVKRADEINQIFDAISYSKGSCVLRMISTYLGEDKFLEGVRQYLQKYAYGNTQTSDLWDSLAAVSGKPVHEVMTAWTKKVGYPVLTVTEKGENAIHVKQNRFLRTADVKPEEDETLYPIFLGLKTKDGVDETVALNEREKEYKVPSTDFFKLNANHTGIFRTLYSPSRLEKLGQAAKEGLLTTEDRTGMIADAAALASSGYGKTSGVLNLLKGFDSETEFVVWNEIISRIGSIQAAWIFEDEAVRDGVRTFLREIVSPKAHQLGWQFSDSDGHVEQQFKAALFGSAGLSGDEKIVSESKEMFAKFVAGDKSAIHPNIRKSVFAIALKFGGKKEYDQILELYHASTNSDERNTCLRSLGRAKEPELIKKTLSLLLSGEVKDQDIYMPASGLRTHAEGIEALFTWLTENWEELYKRHPPTLPMLSHMVSLLTSGFTTPEQLERIEKFFSGKNNNGYDQSLAQSKDSIRSKISWLERDRQDVADWVKANGYSK; encoded by the exons ATGGGGtggctgcagcctctccGGGCCGTCAATGGCCCCCCACCCTCGCTGATGCGCCTGGCCTGGAGACGAACCCCGCCGTGGGAGctccagagccagagccagagccagagacGTGCCTGTGTCGCCTGCCGCGCTTTTGCTACCTGTActcctactactactgcttcttcttctacttcaatctctcctcctccgcttcttctttcttcttcatactctccatcatcaaccacTGGCCCGAGGCTTCTTCTGTcctcgccagcttcttcttctcttcttcatacttcatcctcttctccatccccGCGCATCGCTCGTCTCACCAGCTCTCCCCCTCTCtgtcttcctcgtcgtcttgcTGCCTCAGCTCGATTCTGCTCCGCCATGTGTCGCTCCAGAGCTGGCCTCGAGGGCTCGTCGGTTGCGGTCCAGAGCCGTGAGCTGCTGCCCGCCAATGTCGTGCCTCGCCACTACCATCTGACCGTCGACACCGACTTCGACAAGCTGACCTACAAGGGCACCGTCGTCATCGACCTGGACGTGGCCGAAACCTCAAACTCCGTCTCCCTCCACACCCTCGAGCTGGAAATCCACAGCGCAAAGCTCTCCTCTGGTGGCCAGGCTGTCAA CGCCACCCCCGCCATTACCTACGATGAAGCTACCCAGGTCACCAAGTTCGACTTTGGCGGATCCCACACTCTCGCAAAAGACAGCAAGGTCCAGCTGGAGATTGACTTCACTGGCCAGCTCAATGACAAGATGGCGGGCTTCTACCGCTCCACATACAAGAGACAGGATGGCACCGAGGGCATCCTGGCGAGCACCCAGATGGAGCCCACCGATGCCCGCAGAGCATTCCCCTGCTTTGACGAGCCGGCTCTCAAGGCCAAGTTCACTGTCACGCTCGTTGCCGACAAGAACTTGACGTGCTTGAGCAACATGGATGTTTCCTCCGAGACCGAGGTCCAGTCCAAGGTCACTGGTGGAACCCGAAAGGCTGTCCACTTCAACACCTCCCCTCTCATGTCCACCTACCTCGTTGCTTTCGTTGTCGGCGAGCTCAACTACATCGAGTCCAAAGATTTCCGCGTCCCCGTGCGAGTCTATGCTCCTCCTGGTCAGGATATCGAGCATGGTCGCTTCTCCGTCGACCTCGCGGCCAAGACTTTGGCCTTTTACGAAAAAGCATTCGGTGTTGACTTCCCTCTGCCCAAGATGGACCAGGTCGCCATCCCGGACTTTGCCCAGGGAGCCATGGAGAACTGGGGCCTTGTCACATACCGTGTTGTCGACCTGATGCTTGATGAAAAGGCCAGCGGCGCTGCTACTAAGCAGCGTGTTGCCGAGGTTGTCCAGCACGAGCTGGCTCACCAGTGGTTCGGTAACCTGGTTACCATGGACTGGTGGGAGGGTCTCTGGCTGAACGAGGGATTTGCTACTTGGGCTTCATGGTACTCTTGCAACATCTTCTACCCAGAATGGCGCGTTTGGCAGACCTACGTCACCGACGACCTGCAGTCTGCCCTGTCTCTAGACTCTCTCCGAAGCAGCCACCCCATTGAGGTTCCTGTGAAGCGTGCTGATGAGATCAACCAAATCTTCGACGCCATCTCCTACTCCAAGGGATCTTGCGTCCTTCGTATGATCTCCACCTATCTTGGAGAAGACAAGTTCTTGGAGGGTGTCCGCCAGTACTTGCAAAAGTACGCCTATGGCAACACCCAGACCAGCGATCTCTGGGATTCTTTGGCTGCCGTCAGCGGTAAGCCCGTGCACGAGGTCATGACTGCATGGACGAAAAAGGTCGGATACCCCGTTCTTACCGTTACCGAGAAGGGCGAGAACGCCATTCACGTAAAGCAGAACCGCTTCCTCCGAACTGCCGATGTCAAGCctgaggaagatgagactCTCTACCCAATCTTTTTGGGTCTCAAGACCAAAGATGGTGTCGATGAGACGGTGGCTTTGAATGAGCGAGAGAAGGAGTACAAAGTGCCTAGCACCGACTTCTTCAAGCTCAACGCTAACCACACTGGAATCTTCCGAACCCTGTACTCCCCAAGCCGCTTGGAGAagcttggccaggctgccaaggagggTCTTTTGACCACTGAAGACAGAACTGGTATgattgctgatgctgctgcactcGCCAGCTCCGGCTACGGAAAGACGTCTGGTGTCCTCAACCTCCTCAAGGGATTTGATTCCGAGACCGAGTTCGTTGTTTGGAACGAAATCATCTCCCGAATTGGCTCCATCCAGGCTGCTTGGATCTTTGAAGACGAGGCCGTTCGCGATGGTGTTCGAACATTCTTGAGAGAAATCGTCAGCCCCAAGGCTCACCAGCTTGGATGGCAGTTCTCCGACTCCGACGGCCACGTCGAGCAGCAGTTCAAGGCCGCgctctttggcagcgctggTCTGAGCGGCGACGAGAAGATTGTTTCCGAATCCAAAGAAATGTTTGCCAAGTTTGTGGCTGGTGACAAGTCGGCTATTCACCCCAACATTCGTAAGAGCGTGTTTGCGATTGCCCTCAAGTTTGGCGGCAAGAAGGAA TACGATCAAATTTTGGAGCTGTACCATGCATCGACCAACAGTGACGAGCGCAACACCTGTCTCAGATCGCTTGGTCGAGCCAAGGAGCCCGAGCTTATCAAGAAAACTCTCTCCTTGCTGTTGAGCGGCGAGGTCAAGGATCAGGACATCTACATGCCTGCTTCCGGACTGCGCACCCATGCCGAGGGTATCGAGGCGCTGTTCACCTGGCTGACTGAGAACTGGGAGGAGCTCTACAAGCGACACCCACCTACCCTGCCAATGCTCAGCCACATGGTGTCTCTTCTGACGTCTGGTTTCACCACTCCAGAGCAGCTTGAGAGAATCGAAAAGTTCTTCAGCGGTAAGAACAACAACGGATACGACCAGTCGCTCGCACAGAGCAAGGACTCTATCCGATCCAAGATTTCCTGGTTGGAGCGAGACCGACAGGATGTGGCCGACTGGGTCAAGGCCAATGGATACTCCAAGTAG